Proteins encoded together in one Coffea arabica cultivar ET-39 chromosome 2c, Coffea Arabica ET-39 HiFi, whole genome shotgun sequence window:
- the LOC140035459 gene encoding DEAD-box ATP-dependent RNA helicase 31-like, giving the protein MPLRLSLFPGLRPLNPSLAVAHFTSMMSIPPLKPTRPVPIFSRVFPLRLKYHSFRFPILSTNGHDQEQQIRTHFSSTRKLSTRGRTSSATRPSSKSLIEDEADLSDWVSGLSSKSFSKTQVFSDSEDDDSKGNSRRNRTSGGGVFSRDRVAGNWGKRGREERGGKRRRDGDSDDFQASNRRGGPRDLEGSFPRRKGKFSGGEWGAEDDEEPIFRRRDRENAIFSRERAWGSDDRFSRGPRGPRGNRLNDVFSREEARDSNEIFSRGSRDRKNGSDLQRARLSNKTSSRGLRDRRKNGAPREQMEGIDMNYGRNARGKGAGRGKSIASDEEDDEDEEEDEEEKGYMRFKELIDSEESSEELNDDDDDVGNYVSEKESVFSQGEGDGMPKASPSSSSERSDSYLSETRFEECSISSLSIKALKDVGYERMTVVQEATLPVILKGKDVLAKAKTGTGKTVAFLLPSIEVITKSPPAARDQKRPPILVLVICPTRELASQAATEANTLLKYHPSIGVQVVIGGTRLALEQKRMQANPCQILVATPGRLRDHIENTAGFATRLMGVKVLVLDEADHLLDMGFRKDIERIIDAVPKQRQTLLFSATIPQEVRHICHIALKRDHEFINTVQEGSEETHSQVRQMHMVAPLDKHFTLLYTLLKEHIADDVDYKVLVFCTTAMVTRLVADLLAELNLNVREIHSRKPQSYRTRISDEFRKSKGLILVTSDVSARGVDYPDVTLVVQIGLPADRQQYIHRLGRTGRKGKEGQGMLLLAPWEEFFLSTIKDLPTTKAEVPLVDPDTRKKVERALSHVEMKNKEAAYQAWLGYYNSNKTVGRDKYRLVELANEFSRSMGLDNPPAIPKLVLGKMGLRNIPGLRSK; this is encoded by the exons ATGCCACTTAGGCTAAGCCTATTCCCAGGCCTCCGACCCCTCAATCCCTCCCTGGCGGTGGCTCATTTCACATCCATGATGTCAATCCCACCGTTAAAACCCACCCGCCCTGTACCCATTTTCTCCCGGGTCTTCCCCCTCAGGCTAAAGTACCATTCTTTTAGGTTCCCAATTTTATCCACCAATGGCCATGACCAGGAGCAGCAAATTCGGACGCATTTTAGTAGCACTCGTAAGCTCTCTACCCGGGGAAGAACGAGTTCCGCCACCAGGCCCTCCTCCAAGAGTTTGATTGAGGACGAGGCTGACCTCAGTGACTGGGTCAGTGGGTTGAGTTCTAAgtctttttccaaaactcaggtGTTTAGTGACAGTGAGGACGACGATAGTAAGGGAAATAGTCGCAGGAATAGGACTAGCGGTGGTGGTGTTTTTAGTAGAGATAGGGTTGCTGGTAATTGGGGTAAAAGGGGGAGGGAAGAGAGAGGTGGGAAGAGGAGGAGAGATGGGGATTCCGATGATTTTCAGGCTTCCAACAGGCGTGGTGGGCCTCGTGATTTGGAGGGATCGTTCCCACGGAGGAAAGGGAAGTTTAGTGGTGGTGAGTGGGGAGCAGAGGATGACGAGGAGCCAATCTTCCGGAGGAGGGATAGAGAGAATGCTATCTTTAGCAGAGAGAGAGCTTGGGGATCAGATGACAGATTCTCGAGGGGTCCGAGGGGTCCGAGGGGTAATAGACTGAATGACGTGTTTAGCAGGGAAGAAGCTCGGGATTCAAATGAGATATTTTCAAGAGGTTCAAGGGATAGAAAGAATGGTAGCGACTTGCAAAGGGCTCGACTTTCAAACAAAACATCTTCCCGGGGTTTAAGGGATAGACGGAAAAATGGGGCCCCAAGAGAGCAAATGGAAGGTATTGACATGAATTATGGAAGAAATGCTAGAGGGAAAGGGGCAGGGCGAGGGAAATCGATAGCATCTGATGAAGAGGACGATGAAGATGAGGAAGAAGACGAGGAGGAGAAGGGGTATATGAGGTTTAAAGAGTTGATTGATAGTGAAGAAAGCAGTGAAGAActtaatgatgatgatgatgatgttggCAATTATGTGTCTGAGAAAGAAAGCGTCTTCTCTCAGGGTGAGGGTGATGGTATGCCAAAGGCTTCACCCTCAAGTTCTTCAGAGAGAAGTGACTCATACCTTAGTGAAACAAG GTTTGAAGAATGCTCTATCTCTTCCTTGTCCATCAAAGCACTTAAAGATGTTGGTTATGAGAGGATGACTGTAGTACAGGAGGCAACCCTTCCTGTCATTCTAAAAG GTAAGGATGTCCTGGCCAAGGCAAAAACTGGCACTGGGAAGACAGTGGCATTCTTG CTTCCTTCTATCGAGGTAATTACAAAATCACCACCTGCAGCTCGTGATCAGAAGCGACCTCCAATACTTGTGCTTGTCATTTGCCCAACCCGGGAGCTTGCAAGTCAAGCTGCTACAGAGGCCAACACATTGTTGAAATACCACCCTTCAATAGGTGTTCAAGTTGTAATAGGTGGTACAAGGCTTGCATTGGAACAGAAAAGAATGCAAGCAAATCCATGCCAG ATTCTTGTGGCTACACCTGGAAGACTTAGAGATCATATTGAGAATACAGCAGGGTTTGCAACTCGTTTGATGGGTGTTAAAGTGTTGGTGCTTGATGAAGCTGATCACTTGTTAGATATGGGATTTCGTAAAGATATTGAGAGAATCATAGATGCCGTTCCAAAACAGCGCCAGACACTTCTTTTTTCTGCTACCATACCACAGGAG GTTCGTCATATATGTCATATTGCTTTAAAAAGAGATCATGAGTTCATCAACACAGTTCAAGAGGGCAGTGAAGAGACACATTCACAA GTTAGACAGATGCATATGGTTGCTCCTCTAGACAAGCATTTTACACTTCTTTATACTCTACTGAAAGAGCATATAGCTGATGATGTTGATTATAAG GTTCTTGTGTTTTGCACAACTGCAATGGTCACAAGACTTGTTGCTGACCTTCTTGCTGAACTTAACTTGAATGTCCGAGAAATTCATTCTAGAAAGCCCCAGAGTTACCGAACCAGGATTTCAGATGAATTTCGAAAATCAAAAGGTCTAATTCTTGTGACATCTGATGTATCTGCACGTGGGGTTGATTATCCAGACGTGACTCTTGTTGTTCAG ATTGGTTTGCCAGCTGATAGACAGCAATATATACATCGACTAGGTAGAACTGGGCGCAAAGGCAAAGAAGGTCAAGGCATGTTACTATTGGCCCCTTGGGAGGAATTCTTCTTGTCAACCATTAAAGACTTGCCAACAACGAAGGCAGAGGTACCTTTGGTTGATCCAGACACAAGGAAAAAG GTGGAACGAGCACTATCCCACGTGGAGATGAAAAACAAGGAAGCTGCGTATCAAGCATGGCTTGGTTATTACAATTCCAACAAGACTGTGGGTAGAGACAAGTACAGGCTTGTTGAGCTCGCCAATGAATTCAGTCGAAGCATGGGATTAGACAATCCTCCGGCAATTCCCAAGCTAGTGCTAGGCAAAATGGGTTTGAGGAATATTCCTGGACTGCGCTCTAAATAG
- the LOC113729515 gene encoding phospholipase A1 PLIP1, chloroplastic, whose protein sequence is MAGSWLFITVTPVTSTRNKCSLFRSSRHSYASSTLRRSCSCINRVRASTTEPKRKDSALAVDIFNFQLSSSLIPGSLRSFLFDPLTKKAVNVEENMVGRDRECNKVKVGEELRRANWVERIIELQRQWRQKQLKDEECSIQEASEDCDGNGAEDFCEVEYDDDAAAEDEVEAESFRRLMSHVSWSDTELFAKLASLSNLAYVIPEIKANDLRRCYGLDFVTSSLTKKAEAAALKMKLDQDSTSVPLETSATTESGAEKRQNSRQNHLPHPSVAYDIAASAASYVQSRAKDLLSIGSEPQLEISHAVLHAKGKHQIDEEVGTPPGIHKSEMAAYVAASSMTAVVAADEKQKQEAARDLQSLHSSPCEWFVCDDSSIYTRCFVIQGSDSLASWQANLFFEPTNFEGTDVLVHRGIYEAAKGIYEQFMPEITQHLERFGDRAKLQFTGHSLGGSLSLLVHLMLLTREVVKPLSLLPVVTFGSPFVFCGGQKVLHKLGLDEDHIHCVIMHRDIVPRAFSCVYPNHVAQVLKRLNSTFRSHPCLNKNKLLYSPMGTIFILQPDEMSSPPHPLLPPGNALYALKNTQSANVASALRAFLNTPHPLETLSDPTAYGSEGTILRDHDSSNYLKAVNKVIRQHTRQDIRKARKQRHLLRQLLASKSPHTWSNDCTSEERLATKEPTTGV, encoded by the exons ATGGCTGGCTCTTGGCTGTTTATAACTGTCACCCCGGTTACTTCAACCAGAAACAAATGCAGTCTTTTCCGCTCAAGCAGACATTCGTATGCTAGCAGCACATTACGAAGGTCATGTTCCTGTATCAATCGTGTGCGGGCATCAACAACAGAGCCCAAGCGCAAGGACAGTGCTCTTGCTGTGGACATATTCAATTTCCAGCTTTCGAGTTCTCTCATTCCTGGTTCTCTTCGATCATTCTTGTTTGATCCGTTAACTAAGAAAGCGGTAAATGTGGAAGAGAACATGGTGGGAAGAGACCGAGAATGCAATAAGGTCAAGGTTGGGGAGGAGTTGAGGAGAGCCAACTGGGTTGAAAGGATAATTGAACTTCAGAGGCAATGGAGGCAGAAGCAGCTCAAGGATGAAGAATGCAGCATACAGGAAGCCAGTGAAGATTGTGATGGAAATGGAGCTGAGGATTTTTGTGAAGTGGAATACGATGATGATGCAGCAGCTGAAGACGAGGTGGAAGCAGAATCCTTCCGGAGGTTGATGAGCCATGTTTCTTGGTCAGACACCGAGCTCTTCGCTAAATTGGCTTCTCTGAGCAACTTGGCCTACGTGATCCCAGAGATTAAG GCCAACGATCTAAGGAGATGCTATGGCCTAGACTTTGTAACTTCTTCCTTAACAAAGAAGGCAGAAGCAGCGGCCCTAAAAATGAAACTTGACCAGGATTCAACTAGTGTACCCCTGGAAACATCAGCAACTACAGAATCAGGAGCAGAGAAAAGGCAGAATTCTAGGCAGAACCATCTCCCTCACCCATCAGTTGCATATGACATTGCAGCTTCTGCAGCATCTTACGTCCAATCCCGTGCCAAAGACCTTTTATCCATTGGTTCTGAACCCCAGCTGGAGATCTCTCATGCAGTTCTGCATGCCAAAGGAAAACACCAGATAGACGAAGAAGTGGGAACTCCTCCAGGAATACACAAATCGGAGATGGCTGCTTACGTTGCGGCATCATCAATGACAGCAGTGGTTGCAGctgatgagaagcaaaaacaggaggCAGCAAGGGACCTTCAATCACTTCATTCCTCACCTTGTGAATGGTTTGTTTGCGATGACTCGAGCATCTATACACGCTGCTTTGTCATTCAG GGGTCAGACTCCTTGGCGTCATGGCAGGCAAATCTCTTCTTTGAACCAACTAATTTTGAG GGAACAGATGTGTTGGTTCACAGAGGAATTTATGAAGCTGCGAAGGGAATATATGAGCAATTCATGCCAGAAATTACTCAGCACCTGGAAAGATTTGGTGATCGAGCAAAGCTTCAATTTACCGGCCATTCCCTTGGTGGTAGTCTTTCCCTTCTAGTCCATTTGATGCTGCTGACAAGGGAAGTTGTTAAACCCTTATCTCTTCTACCAGTTGTCACTTTTGGATCACCTTTTGTGTTCTGTGGTGGCCAGAAGGTCCTTCACAAACTAGGTTTGGATGAAGATCacattcattgtgtgatcatgCATAGAGATATTGTTCCAAGAGCATTCTCCTGTGTTTATCCAAACCATGTGGCGCAAGTCCTAAAGCGCTTGAATAGCACCTTCCGCTCACATCCTTGTCTAAATAAAAAT AAGCTGTTATACTCTCCCATGGGTACAATATTTATTCTCCAACCTGATGAGATGTCATCCCCTCCACATCCATTGCTCCCTCCAGGCAATGCTCTATATGCATTAAAAAATACTCAGTCTGCTAATGTAGCAAGTGCTCTCAGGGCCtttctaaataccccacaccCATTGGAAACTCTCAGTGATCCTACAGCTTATGGTTCTGAAGGTACAATTCTGAGGGACCATGACTCCAGTAACTATCTTAAGGCAGTGAATAAGGTTATCAGGCAACACACAAGGCAGGATATTaggaaagcaagaaagcagagACACCTACTCCGGCaactcttagcttcaaaatctCCCCATACATGGAGCAATGATTGCACTTCGGAAGAAAGGTTGGCAACAAAGGAACCAACTACAGGTGTCTAA
- the LOC140035458 gene encoding uncharacterized protein: MGEHEEWPEPSGLLPNGLLPNAEPVVRLLDSERWLRAEERTAELIACIQPNQPSEERRNAVADYVQRLIVKCFPCQVFTFGSVPLKTYLPDGDIDLTAFSNNQNLKDSWANQVRDMLENEEKNEQAEFHVKEVQYIQAEVKIIKCLVENIVVDISFNQLGGLCTLCFLEEVDHLINQNHLFKRSIILIKAWCYYESRILGAHHGLISTYALETLVLYIFHVFNNSFTGPLEVLYRFLEFFSNFDWDNFCVSLWGPVPINSLPDVTAEPPRKDSGELLLSKLFLDACSSVYAVFPGGQENHGQPFVSKHFNVIDPLRVNNNLGRSVSKGNFFRIRSAFAFGAKRLARLLECPKENLIFEVNQFFMNTWDRHGSGHRPDAPVNDLLRPKLEINLSEPEKTMSNTRVKKMNDKVSADKVDIEETQTHFNAPQHGEYSSGSISRMNNSSASYSQRQKNHGNLNSSRVADHARESTSNQVEHSEKGQRNIKSDQLVNDIPGRVMLARTSSSPELTETYGDVSSQLRRNRAPESAKVHVTSTRLDGSSRRKNPGSESLASHSGRSSDESSSVRHVPSYHSLDATADSVSGSNSYVHDSGFDTSNEELSSNIGTQGMHQEEQDLVNMMASTSLHGFSGQVPLPFNLSSAQLPFPISPSFLASMGYTQRNMSGLVPANIPLIDPSFSSMQFPHGLVSPPLTHYFPGMGLSANSEEAIDRSSENFGSIEMNSGAAENDFWQDQEIGSSGGFEPDNVNLELLQSDDKQHSTLSGFNFVSSPWVSGAGGSMMAQQKHNKEKRGPLLEDHLDNSQFQENRGSEIYSEERSASSRFSSAAHSNSVRSRTSSESSWDGSASKVSKSTRERRGKKVVAGDSTAGYGKGKIISEHVHNHAEDEDQDWNPQSIVGAELTERSLGAQSVASMHGPRHHMPGYEVSQASGSDSVAPIAPMLLGPGSRQRMTDNSGVIAFYPTGPPVPFLTMLPVYNIPPETGASDTSTSHFGGEGVLENNDSVQHFDTIEGLDQSEDVNSSTSFRVPTAIETSDEHKPDILNSDFASHWQNLQYGRFCQNPRYPGPLIYPSPVMVPPMYLQGRFPWDGPGRPLSANLFTQLMGYGPRLVPVSPLQSVSNRPPNVYQHYVEDMPRYRSGTGTYLPNPKVSMRDRHSSGGRRGNYNYERSDSYGDREGNWNGNSKSRAAGRSHNRNQTEKSNSRLDRFSSSDNRADRSWPAYRHESLSSYQNGPLRSNSSQNGPANVTYSMYQLPQMDPSGVSSNGPAVPPVVMLYPFDHNASFGSRGEQLEFGSLGPIGFSGMNEQPHLSEGTRARGAYDDHRFRGGSGQRSSPDHPSSPHHHRRT; encoded by the exons ATGGGAGAACATGAGGAATGGCCAGAGCCTAGTGGGCTATTGCCGAACGGGCTATTGCCCAATGCAGAACCGGTGGTTCGCCTCCTGGACTCAGAGAGATGGTTAAGGGCAGAGGAAAGAACTGCAGAGCTTATTGCCTGCATTCAGCCAAACCAGCCATCCGAGGAGCGCAGAAATGCTGTTGCAGATTATGTGCAGCGGCTCATCGTGAAGTGCTTCCCGTGTCAG GTTTTTACTTTTGGCTCTGTACCCTTGAAGACTTATCTACCGGATGGAGACATCGATTTAACTGCTTTTAGTAATAATCAAAATCTGAAAGACTCATGGGCCAATCAGGTGCGCGATATGCTAGAGAATGAGGAGAAGAATGAGCAGGCTGAATTTCATGTGAAGGAGGTTCAGTATATTCAGGCTGAA GTTAAAATAATAAAGTGCCTTGTGGAGAACATTGTTGTGGACATATCTTTTAATCAGCTTGGTGGACTATGTACGCTTTGCTTCCTTGAGGAG GTTGATCATCTGATAAATCAGAATCACTTGTTTAAGCGCAGCATCATATTGATCAAGGCTTGGTGTTACTATGAGAGTCGTATACTTGGTGCTCATCATGGACTTATCTCAACTTATGCCCTGGAGACCTTGGTGCTTTACATATTTCACGTTTTTAACAATTCCTTTACTGGACCACTTGAG GTCCTTTATCGTTTTCTGGAGTTCTTTAGTAACTTTGATTGGGACAACTTCTGTGTTAGCTTGTGGGGACCTGTACCGATTAACTCCCTTCCTGATGTAACTG CTGAACCACCTCGAAAGGACAGTGGTGAATTGCTACTCAGCAAATTGTTTCTTGATGCATGTAGCTCTGTATATGCTGTTTTTCCTGGTGGGCAGGAAAACCATGGCCAACCTTTCGTCTCTAAACATTTCAATGTGATAGATCCTTTACGTGTAAACAACAATCTTGGACGTAGTGTTAGTAAAG gtaATTTCTTTCGAATTCGCAGTGCGTTTGCATTTGGTGCTAAAAGATTGGCTAGATTACTTGAATGTCCCAAAGAAAACCTAATTTTTGAAGTcaatcagtttttcatgaataCATGGGACAGACATGGCAGTGGCCATCGGCCTGATGCTCCAGTAAATGATTTATTGCGGCCGAAATTGGAAATTAACCTATCTGAGCCTGAGAAAACTATGAGTAACACAAGAgtgaagaaaatgaatgataaagttTCAGCTGATAAGGTAGATATAGAGGAGACCCAAACTCATTTTAATGCTCCCCAACATGGTGAATACTCTTCTGGAAGCATATCCAGAATGAACAACTCTTCTGCTTCATATAGTCAAAGGCAAAAGAATCATGGAAATTTAAACAGCTCAAGGGTGGCTGATCATGCAAGAGAATCTACTTCTAATCAGGTTGAGCATTCTGAAAAAGGTCAGAGAAATATCAAATCTGATCAGTTGGTAAATGACATTCCCGGAAGAGTTATGTTGGCCAGAACATCCTCTAGCCCTGAGCTGACTGAGACATATGGTGATGTTTCCTCTCAACTGAGGCGGAATAGAGCACCTGAGAGTGCAAAAGTGCATGTTACTTCCACAAGGCTGGATGGTAGTAGCAGGAGGAAGAACCCTGGATCTGAAAGTTTGGCCAGCCATAGTGGCCGATCTTCTGATGAGTCCTCATCTGTCAGGCATGTCCCATCTTATCACAGTCTTGATGCTACGGCTGACTCAGTGAGTGGCTCAAATAGCTATGTGCATGATTCTGGTTTTGATACTTCAAATGAAGAACTTTCCTCCAATATTGGAACCCAGGGGATGCATCAAGAGGAGCAAGATCTTGTGAATATGATGGCATCTACTTCACTTCATGGTTTTAGTGGTCAAGTTCCCCTGCCATTTAATTTGTCCTCAGCCCAGCTACCTTTCCCAATTTCCCCGTCCTTTCTAGCCTCAATGGGATATACTCAGAGAAATATGTCTGGATTGGTTCCTGCTAATATTCCCTTGATTGATCCCTCTTTCTCGAGCATGCAATTTCCACATGGGTTGGTCTCTCCACCGCTAACACATTACTTTCCAGGAATGGGGTTGAGTGCAAACTCAGAAGAGGCAATTGACCGAAGCAGTGAGAATTTTGGTTCCATAGAGATGAATTCTGGGGCGGCAGAAAATGATTTCTGGCAGGATCAGGAAATAGGTTCCTCAGGTGGATTTGAGCCTGACAATGTTAATCTAGAGTTGCTGCAGTCAGATGACAAGCAACACTCGACTCTGTCAGGTTTTAACTTTGTTTCCTCTCCTTGGGTAAGTGGTGCTGGGGGTTCTATGATGGCACAGCAGAAGCATAACAAGGAAAAACGTGGCCCTCTGCTGGAAGATCATCTGGATAACTCTCAGTTTCAAGAGAACAGAGGAAGTGAAATTTACTCTGAAGAGAGATCGGCAAGTTCGAGGTTTTCTTCTGCTGCTCATAGTAATTCTGTTAGAAGTAGAACCTCATCTGAGAGTTCTTGGGATGGATCAGCAAGTAAGGTGTCAAAATCAACAAGAGAGAGACGAGGAAAGAAAGTTGTTGCTGGAGATTCAACTGCTGGATATGGAAAAGGTAAGATTATTTCTGAACATGTACATAATCATGCTGAAGATGAAGATCAAGATTGGAACCCACAATCAATTGTGGGTGCTGAATTGACTGAGAGAAGTCTAGGGGCTCAATCTGTTGCTTCCATGCATGGCCCTAGGCATCACATGCCTGGTTATGAAGTTTCCCAGGCAAGTGGATCAGATTCAGTGGCACCTATTGCACCAATGCTCTTAGGTCCTGGATCTCGGCAAAGGATGACTGACAATTCTGGTGTAATTGCATTTTATCCCACGGGACCTCCAGTTCCTTTTCTAACTATGCTTCCAGTATACAATATCCCTCCTGAAACTGGAGCTTCTGATACATCAACAAGCCATTTTGGAGGAGAGGGGGTCTTGGAGAACAATGATTCTGTGCAGCATTTTGACACAATTGAGGGTCTTGATCAGTCTGAAGATGTAAATTCTTCTACTTCCTTCAGAGTGCCTACTGCCATCGAGACATCTGATGAGCACAAGCCTGATATACTCAACAGTGACTTTGCCAGCCATTGGCAGAATCTGCAATATGGTAGGTTCTGCCAAAATCCTAGGTACCCTGGGCCTCTTATTTATCCCTCTCCAGTGATGGTGCCACCTATGTATCTTCAAGGTCGTTTCCCTTGGGATGGTCCTGGGAGACCTCTTTCGGCCAACCTCTTCACTCAGTTGATGGGTTATGGTCCTCGGCTGGTTCCAGTTTCTCCTTTACAGTCTGTTTCAAATAGACCTCCTAATGTCTATCAACATTATGTCGAGGACATGCCCAGATATCGAAGTGGGACTGGGACTTATCTGCCAAACCCT AAGGTTTCCATGAGGGATCGCCACTCTTCTGGTGGCAGGAGAGGGAATTACAACTATGAAAGAAGTGATAGCTATGGTGACAGAGAAGGGAACTGGAATGGGAATTCTAAATCAAGAGCTGCCGGCCGCAGTCACAATCGCAACCAAACTGAGaagtcaaactcaagattggATCGTTTCTCTTCCAGTGACAACCGGGCAGATCGATCTTGGCCAGCGTATAGACATGAGTCCTTGTCTTCTTATCAGAATGGTCCCTTGCGTTCTAACTCTAGCCAGAATGGTCCTGCTAATGTGACTTACAGCATGTATCAGTTACCACAGATGGATCCTAGTGGAGTATCTTCAAATGGACCTGCTGTTCCACCGGTGGTTATGCTGTATCCTTTTGATCATAATGCTAGTTTTGGGTCGCGTGGTGAACAGCTAGAGTTTGGGTCTCTTGGTCCAATAGGCTTTTCTGGTATGAATGAACAACCACATTTAAGTGAAGGAACCAGAGCTAGAGGAGCATATGATGATCATAGGTTTCGTGGAGGCTCTGGTCAAAGGTCTTCACCAGATCATCCATCCTCGCCTCATCATCACAG GAGGACTTAA